A portion of the Paenibacillus marchantiae genome contains these proteins:
- a CDS encoding rhamnulokinase — MSVLAYDLGAGSGRALLGHLNDRGMETMEIHRFKNEPVKAGERLHWDILRLHHELLEGLNLVKQKGEQPESLGIDSWAVDFGLLGSHGELLGNPYHYRDAQFNGMMDQVRKELTSQRIFERTGIQFLSFNTLYQLATLKRKGSPLLNEAERFLMIPDLLRYFLTGEAVNEFTNATTTQLYNPTIGHWDSELLAHIGISETLFGEAVMPGTRVGQLRSSICSDLGLSAIPVIAVAEHDTGSAVVAVPATERSFAYLSCGTWSLMGTEINQPAISSESLALNFTNEGGAGGTFRLLKNIMGLWILQECMREWERKGQGISYAELLSRAELAPPFASLFDPDDERFMPAGDMTSRIQQYCRDTGQTEPQDQGAIARSILESLALKYRRVLEWTEQLSRQSFNGLHMVGGGIQNRLLCQWTANSIGKPVWAGPAEGSAIGNMAVQWMASGAFKDIWEARKVIRDSFPVTDYEPKDRPIWEEAYGRFLRLTASPKSQAGSEV; from the coding sequence GTGAGTGTGCTGGCGTATGATTTGGGTGCTGGAAGCGGGAGAGCACTGCTGGGTCATCTGAATGATCGGGGAATGGAAACGATGGAGATCCATCGGTTCAAGAATGAACCGGTAAAAGCGGGGGAGCGGCTGCACTGGGATATATTGAGGCTGCACCATGAATTGCTGGAAGGGCTGAACCTTGTTAAACAAAAGGGAGAGCAGCCTGAAAGTCTGGGGATTGATTCCTGGGCGGTTGATTTTGGACTACTTGGGAGTCATGGTGAATTGTTGGGCAATCCATATCATTACCGTGATGCACAATTTAACGGCATGATGGATCAGGTGCGTAAGGAATTGACCTCTCAGCGAATTTTCGAACGCACAGGCATCCAGTTTCTTAGCTTTAACACACTGTACCAGTTGGCTACGCTTAAGCGGAAAGGCTCCCCACTGCTTAACGAAGCGGAGCGTTTCCTCATGATCCCCGATCTGCTTCGTTACTTTCTGACCGGTGAAGCGGTGAATGAGTTTACCAACGCCACCACAACACAGCTATACAATCCAACCATAGGGCATTGGGACAGTGAACTGCTTGCACATATCGGTATTTCGGAGACACTGTTCGGAGAAGCAGTCATGCCAGGTACTCGAGTGGGGCAGCTGCGCAGCAGCATTTGCAGTGATCTTGGCTTATCTGCCATTCCGGTTATTGCGGTTGCAGAGCATGACACAGGTTCGGCGGTTGTGGCTGTTCCGGCAACAGAGCGTTCATTTGCTTACCTAAGCTGCGGAACCTGGTCACTTATGGGAACGGAGATTAATCAGCCCGCCATCAGTTCCGAGAGTCTGGCGCTCAACTTTACGAATGAGGGCGGGGCAGGCGGTACGTTCCGTTTGCTCAAGAACATCATGGGCTTGTGGATTTTGCAGGAATGCATGCGTGAATGGGAACGGAAGGGACAGGGAATTAGCTATGCGGAGTTACTGAGCAGGGCGGAACTTGCTCCTCCATTTGCGAGTCTGTTTGATCCCGATGATGAGCGGTTTATGCCAGCAGGGGATATGACCTCTCGCATACAACAATATTGCCGTGATACAGGGCAGACTGAGCCGCAAGATCAGGGGGCTATTGCCCGTTCTATTCTGGAGAGCCTTGCACTGAAGTATCGGCGAGTGCTGGAATGGACAGAACAACTGTCCAGACAGTCTTTTAATGGATTGCATATGGTCGGTGGTGGCATTCAGAATCGCTTGTTATGTCAGTGGACAGCCAATTCCATTGGCAAACCGGTATGGGCGGGGCCAGCAGAAGGTAGTGCGATCGGGAACATGGCTGTACAGTGGATGGCAAGCGGAGCCTTTAAGGATATATGGGAAGCCCGCAAGGTCATTCGTGATTCATTCCCAGTTACTGATTATGAACCAAAGGACAGACCCATCTGGGAAGAGGCCTACGGCAGATTCCTAAGGTTGACGGCTTCGCCCAAATCACAAGCCGGGAGCGAGGTGTAG
- a CDS encoding DUF2500 domain-containing protein — MTSLSISSSLGWLSMDGFGIFDDMNDVPGFEGNQSGFFAGFNEFGAMSAFGSIFIGGVFLIIAGVIVYAIISGVRTWSSNNASALLTLHSTIVAKRTRVSGGTGDSRASTYYYITFELDNGERVELNVGGSDYGMLVEHDRGMLTYQGTRFKHFERDVQPQSGVSKNSFYT, encoded by the coding sequence ATGACGTCATTGAGCATATCTTCATCACTGGGCTGGTTAAGCATGGATGGCTTCGGTATTTTTGATGACATGAATGATGTTCCGGGATTTGAGGGCAATCAGAGTGGTTTTTTTGCTGGATTCAATGAGTTTGGAGCAATGAGTGCGTTTGGATCCATTTTTATCGGTGGCGTTTTTCTCATCATTGCTGGTGTCATTGTTTATGCCATTATTTCAGGGGTACGCACATGGTCATCGAATAATGCATCAGCGCTGTTAACCTTGCATTCAACGATTGTGGCAAAGCGAACTAGAGTTAGCGGGGGAACAGGGGACAGCAGGGCTTCCACTTACTATTACATTACATTTGAGCTCGACAACGGTGAACGGGTAGAACTGAACGTAGGTGGGAGTGACTACGGTATGCTTGTGGAACATGACCGAGGCATGCTGACATATCAGGGGACCAGGTTTAAGCATTTTGAAAGAGATGTGCAGCCCCAGTCCGGTGTTAGTAAAAACAGCTTTTATACGTAA
- a CDS encoding DeoR/GlpR family DNA-binding transcription regulator, translated as MLAAERYDRIVEMVNVKGSMRVSELSELCRVTEETIRRDLDRLEQAGRLRRSHGGAVSVKEEQPEIPYRVRETTHAEEKKRIAQSALSMIRPGDRVLLDASTTAGYMAANMPDMPLTVLTNSIQVATELSSRDKIEVISTGGQLAQRSLSFVGPLAERSLETYHVDKLFLSCKGVHLEGGGISESNELQARLKQKMVGISDQVILLADTSKFGVRAFARVTGLNAVHAVITDQSLDDDLIERLNSYDISITRV; from the coding sequence ATGCTGGCAGCAGAGCGCTATGACCGGATTGTGGAGATGGTTAATGTTAAGGGCAGCATGCGTGTATCCGAGCTTAGTGAGCTCTGCCGGGTAACAGAAGAGACCATTCGGCGTGATCTCGACCGGCTGGAGCAAGCAGGGCGACTGCGCCGTTCCCATGGTGGCGCTGTCAGCGTGAAGGAAGAGCAGCCGGAGATCCCTTACCGGGTAAGGGAAACAACACATGCAGAGGAAAAGAAAAGAATTGCCCAATCGGCTCTATCCATGATTCGTCCGGGTGACCGAGTTCTACTGGATGCCAGCACGACAGCAGGGTATATGGCGGCCAATATGCCGGATATGCCATTGACTGTATTAACCAATTCCATACAGGTAGCCACTGAACTTAGCAGCAGGGACAAGATTGAAGTCATTTCGACTGGTGGCCAGTTGGCCCAACGATCTCTGTCTTTTGTTGGACCGCTCGCCGAACGTTCTCTGGAGACATATCATGTCGATAAATTGTTCCTGTCTTGTAAAGGTGTGCATCTGGAAGGTGGCGGAATCAGTGAATCCAATGAGCTTCAGGCACGGTTGAAGCAGAAAATGGTCGGTATATCCGACCAGGTCATTTTGCTTGCAGATACGAGCAAGTTTGGAGTTCGTGCATTTGCCCGGGTAACCGGGTTAAATGCGGTTCATGCGGTGATCACAGATCAGTCGCTTGATGATGATTTGATAGAACGACTGAACAGCTATGATATCTCAATCACAAGGGTATAA
- a CDS encoding (Fe-S)-binding protein, whose amino-acid sequence MKVSLFITCLSDAIYPRVGEAMVRLLAAHGVRLDFPPVQTCCGQPSYNSGYWDETRVAAKTILEAFDDSDFVVCPSGSCTYMIHHYPELFVDEPVWLEKAKRLEAKAYEFTQFLVQVLGITDLGAHFPHKVTYHPSCHGSRLLGVKDEPMALLSAVKGLEFVPLPYGEDCCGFGGTFAIKMPDISGAMVTEKVDHIKETEAEVLVGLDMACLMNIAGNLRYRNEPVRVMHLAELLYEGVQTG is encoded by the coding sequence ATGAAGGTCTCCTTATTCATTACCTGCCTCAGCGATGCCATATATCCCCGCGTGGGGGAGGCGATGGTGAGATTGCTCGCCGCTCATGGCGTTCGGTTGGATTTCCCGCCCGTGCAGACCTGCTGCGGTCAGCCTTCCTACAACAGCGGGTATTGGGATGAGACACGGGTAGCCGCCAAAACGATTCTGGAAGCCTTTGATGATAGTGATTTTGTCGTCTGTCCCTCGGGCTCCTGTACGTACATGATTCATCATTATCCCGAGCTGTTTGTCGATGAACCTGTGTGGCTGGAGAAGGCTAAACGTTTGGAAGCCAAAGCCTACGAATTCACGCAGTTCCTCGTTCAGGTGCTTGGCATCACGGATTTGGGTGCACATTTTCCGCATAAGGTTACATACCATCCCTCCTGTCATGGCAGCCGTTTGTTAGGCGTAAAGGATGAGCCTATGGCATTACTTTCGGCAGTAAAAGGTTTGGAATTTGTTCCCCTTCCTTACGGAGAGGATTGCTGCGGCTTTGGTGGTACCTTTGCCATCAAAATGCCGGATATATCTGGTGCCATGGTCACAGAAAAGGTAGATCACATCAAAGAAACGGAAGCTGAAGTATTGGTAGGACTGGATATGGCCTGTCTAATGAATATCGCAGGTAATCTGCGGTATCGGAATGAACCAGTGCGTGTGATGCATTTGGCCGAACTGCTCTATGAGGGGGTGCAAACAGGATGA